The Flavobacterium jumunjinense genome includes a region encoding these proteins:
- the gldJ gene encoding gliding motility lipoprotein GldJ — translation MKIKKIMTMKALLILSIAIGFASCSKSSGTKGGSRATGWKINDKNGGFQHNSKFSKQETPPGMVPVEGGTFTMGKVQDDVMHDWNNTPSQQHVQSFFMDETEVTNLMYTEYLFWLKTVFPPTEENYKNIYTGAIPDTLVWRNRLGYNETMTNNYLRHPAYSEYPVVGVNWIQAVEFSKWRTDRVNENILERNGYLKKDAKISLGTDVTAESSFSTETYLAAPTETFGGNEDIVYKREMNGGKKQVSDTAQNVYAQRNSGLLLPEYRLPTEAEWEYAATSLVGNREFNIYKGQKKYPWGGQYTRDGKRQTRGDQLANFKQGKGDYGGIAGWSDDGADITNKVKSYPPNDFGLYDMAGNVAEWVADVYRPMVDDEANDFNYYRGNVYMKNKIGEDGTVEIVTADNIAYDTLSNGKIMARNLPGQLAQVPVDENETYLRQNFSTSDNKNYRDGDKASTRYFNFSSSDDEGEGKEDKMRMYESPKHSISVDSSGIVKKYDKSDKRTTLVNNDVRVYKGGSWRDRAYWLDPASRRYFPQDMATDYIGFRNAMSKVGPKSNKKTPRGNPKY, via the coding sequence ATGAAAATTAAGAAAATTATGACAATGAAGGCTTTATTGATATTATCAATAGCAATAGGTTTTGCCAGTTGTAGCAAAAGTTCTGGAACCAAAGGTGGTTCGAGAGCAACTGGATGGAAAATCAACGACAAAAACGGTGGTTTTCAACACAATTCTAAATTCTCAAAACAAGAAACTCCTCCTGGAATGGTTCCAGTTGAAGGCGGGACTTTTACAATGGGTAAAGTACAGGATGATGTAATGCATGACTGGAACAATACTCCAAGTCAACAGCACGTACAGTCATTCTTTATGGATGAAACTGAAGTAACTAACTTAATGTACACTGAGTATTTATTTTGGTTAAAAACAGTATTCCCTCCAACAGAAGAAAACTACAAAAACATTTACACAGGCGCTATTCCTGATACATTAGTTTGGAGAAATCGTTTAGGATACAATGAAACGATGACTAACAATTACCTAAGACACCCTGCTTATTCAGAATATCCAGTTGTTGGTGTTAACTGGATTCAAGCAGTTGAATTTAGTAAATGGAGAACTGATCGTGTTAATGAAAACATTCTAGAGAGAAATGGCTATTTGAAGAAAGATGCTAAAATTAGCTTAGGAACTGATGTAACAGCTGAATCTTCTTTTAGTACTGAAACGTATCTTGCTGCTCCAACTGAAACTTTTGGAGGAAACGAAGATATCGTGTACAAAAGAGAAATGAACGGTGGTAAAAAGCAAGTATCAGATACTGCTCAAAATGTATATGCACAAAGAAATTCAGGATTATTATTACCAGAATACAGACTTCCAACAGAAGCTGAATGGGAATATGCTGCAACTTCTTTAGTAGGTAACAGAGAGTTCAACATATACAAAGGACAGAAAAAATATCCATGGGGAGGTCAATACACTCGTGATGGAAAAAGACAAACAAGAGGTGACCAATTGGCTAACTTCAAACAAGGAAAAGGTGACTACGGTGGTATAGCTGGATGGAGTGATGATGGTGCTGATATTACAAATAAAGTAAAAAGTTACCCTCCAAATGATTTTGGATTATATGACATGGCAGGAAACGTTGCAGAATGGGTTGCCGATGTATACAGACCAATGGTTGATGATGAAGCAAATGATTTCAACTACTATAGAGGAAACGTTTACATGAAAAACAAAATTGGTGAAGACGGAACTGTAGAAATTGTTACAGCTGATAATATTGCTTATGACACTTTAAGTAATGGTAAAATTATGGCTAGAAACTTACCTGGACAATTAGCACAAGTCCCAGTTGACGAAAACGAAACTTATTTAAGACAAAACTTCTCTACTTCTGACAACAAGAATTACAGAGATGGTGATAAAGCTTCTACTCGTTATTTCAACTTCTCATCTTCTGATGATGAAGGAGAAGGAAAAGAAGATAAAATGAGAATGTACGAATCTCCGAAACACTCAATATCTGTTGACAGTTCTGGAATTGTTAAAAAATATGACAAATCAGACAAAAGAACTACTTTAGTTAATAATGACGTAAGAGTTTATAAAGGTGGTTCATGGAGAGACAGAGCTTATTGGCTAGATCCTGCGTCAAGAAGATATTTCCCTCAAGATATGGCTACAGATTACATTGGTTTTAGAAATGCAATGTCTAAAGTAGGTCCTAAGTCTAACAAAAAGACTCCAAGAGGAAATCCTAAATACTAA
- a CDS encoding thioredoxin family protein → MIEINNEDELYRVVQEHEIVVLFFSASWCIPCKKMKKLLDKISSEESLKIQVANIDIEKYVNLTLSNNINVIPMVHYYKNGNVFLKESGLKTHSYVFQNIEALIKVVSI, encoded by the coding sequence ATGATTGAAATTAACAACGAAGATGAATTATATAGAGTAGTGCAAGAGCATGAAATCGTTGTTCTTTTTTTTTCTGCGAGCTGGTGTATTCCTTGTAAAAAAATGAAAAAGCTACTTGATAAAATTTCTTCAGAAGAATCCTTAAAAATTCAAGTAGCTAATATTGATATTGAAAAATATGTAAATCTTACATTGAGTAATAATATTAATGTTATTCCAATGGTTCATTATTATAAAAATGGTAACGTTTTCTTAAAAGAAAGTGGATTGAAAACACATTCTTACGTTTTTCAAAACATTGAAGCACTGATAAAAGTGGTTTCAATTTAA
- a CDS encoding UDP-N-acetylmuramoyl-tripeptide--D-alanyl-D-alanine ligase: MNMNDIYIKFLECTGFTTDTRKITKGDLFFALKGDNFNANTFTEQALEKGAKYVIIDEKKYHIDDRTILVEDVLSTLQQLANYHRKQLDIIIISLTGSNGKTTTKELINVVLSKKYNTKATFGNLNNHIGVPLTLLSFNKETKIGIVEMGANHQKEIEFLCTIAEPDIGYITNFGKAHLEGFGGIEGVIKGKSELYNYLEQNKKNVIVNLDDDLQNEKTKHLKRFSFSTKKDSDVKIQSAIANPMVTIELNNLKIHSNLIGLYNSNNINAAITIGKYFEVDDSLIKEAIEAYIPSNNRSQLITKESNEIILDAYNANPTSMLAAITNFQQLDNKKKKIAILGDMFELGIESEAEHKKIINTLSKINITCFCIGANFYKSKIDSKTILFFKHFDDFSKEILATNIRLKDNLILIKGSRGMALERTLEII; the protein is encoded by the coding sequence ATGAACATGAATGACATTTACATAAAATTTCTTGAATGTACAGGTTTTACTACTGACACAAGAAAAATTACAAAAGGAGACCTTTTTTTTGCATTAAAAGGAGATAATTTTAACGCCAATACATTTACAGAACAAGCACTTGAAAAAGGAGCTAAATATGTAATTATTGACGAAAAGAAATATCACATTGATGATAGAACCATTTTAGTAGAAGATGTATTAAGCACACTACAACAACTTGCTAATTACCACAGAAAACAATTAGATATCATTATCATCTCTCTTACTGGAAGCAATGGAAAAACAACTACAAAAGAACTTATCAATGTTGTTCTATCAAAAAAATACAATACTAAAGCTACTTTTGGCAACTTAAACAACCACATAGGAGTTCCCTTAACATTACTTTCCTTTAACAAAGAGACTAAAATTGGAATAGTCGAAATGGGTGCTAATCATCAAAAAGAAATAGAATTCCTTTGCACAATTGCAGAACCCGATATTGGATACATAACCAATTTTGGAAAAGCACACTTAGAAGGATTTGGTGGAATTGAAGGCGTTATTAAAGGTAAAAGTGAACTATACAACTACTTAGAGCAAAACAAGAAGAACGTTATTGTAAACTTAGATGATGATTTACAAAATGAAAAAACAAAACATTTAAAGCGTTTTAGCTTTTCAACCAAGAAAGATTCAGATGTAAAAATTCAGTCTGCGATAGCTAATCCAATGGTTACAATTGAACTTAACAACTTAAAGATACATTCTAATTTAATTGGACTATACAATTCGAACAATATTAACGCTGCAATTACTATTGGAAAATATTTTGAGGTTGACGACTCATTAATAAAAGAAGCGATTGAAGCATACATCCCATCAAACAATCGATCGCAACTAATAACAAAAGAAAGTAATGAGATTATCTTAGATGCATACAATGCAAACCCAACTAGCATGCTTGCTGCCATTACTAATTTTCAGCAATTAGACAACAAGAAAAAGAAAATTGCTATATTAGGAGACATGTTCGAATTAGGTATAGAAAGCGAAGCAGAACACAAAAAAATCATTAACACTTTGTCAAAAATCAACATAACGTGTTTCTGTATTGGAGCAAATTTTTATAAAAGCAAAATAGATTCTAAAACCATTCTATTCTTTAAGCATTTTGATGATTTTTCTAAAGAAATATTAGCTACAAATATTAGATTAAAAGACAATCTAATATTAATTAAAGGTTCGCGAGGAATGGCTCTAGAAAGAACGTTGGAAATTATTTAA